In Engraulis encrasicolus isolate BLACKSEA-1 chromosome 15, IST_EnEncr_1.0, whole genome shotgun sequence, the following proteins share a genomic window:
- the LOC134463744 gene encoding butyrophilin subfamily 1 member A1-like, giving the protein MIQAFCVSGLFVMYRWRVVSRAHLSILCYAACLCLLGLPSASSVSLHVSGADGPLVVEKGSDALLPCFLSPPLDASHLSITWHRLPIGSSNVSITRSRPLLGSSDHWLVYARTGGEETIHPAHSYNGRVAVSPRHLRTGNLSLLIQQVAPGDSGTYQCTVRNASRTQHMRVELQVRAIGSDPVILSERCRRGNRLYLRCISSGWFPQPAVDWLDEEGRSLSTKPVRVELESGGTFRVERGLLVEKRGKDSSSSNSSSLCQVRQMGVVKETYINRNDTDWEDQSESFMEKYMDKIMPVVIAVSVVSSIFIWYRRWKGIRAQGGNWRMLFEPRRNQAGVNRYAPPQAMNPPPPAMNQTGYGTPPPPGDLNPTGYIQTPPPPAGWNPTGHSGSPPPPGWNQNGYNGSSPASGGWTQTVYN; this is encoded by the exons atgataca GGCTTTTTGTGTTTCAGGGCTTTTCGTGATGTATAGGTGGCGGGTGGTTTCACGGGCCCATCTCAGCATCCTCTGCTATGCTGCCTGTCTCTGCTTGCTCGGGCTGCCCTCTGCATCCTCAG tCTCCCTCCATGTGTCGGGTGCAGACGGCCCCCTGGTGGTGGAGAAAGGGTCGGACGCCTTGCTGCCGTGTTTCCTGAGCCCGCCCCTCGACGCCTCTCACCTGTCAATTACCTGGCATCGCCTCCCGATTGGCTCTTCCAACGTGTCAATCACCAG GTCCCGCCCTCTGCTAGGCTCCTCTGACCACTGGTTGGTCTACGCCCGCACCGGCGGCGAGGAGACGATCCACCCAGCCCATAGCTACAACGGTCGAGTTGCTGTGAGTCCGCGCCACCTCCGCACCGGAAACCTTTCCCTCCTCATCCAGCAGGTGGCGCCTGGTGACAGCGGAACATACCAGTGCACCGTGCGTAATGCTAGCCGCACGCAACACATGCGCGTGGAGCTCCAAGTCAGAG CCATCGGCTCGGACCCGGTGATCCTGTCGGAGCGTTGTCGCCGCGGCAACAGGCTGTACCTGCGCTGCATCTCGTCCGGCTGGTTCCCGCAGCCTGCCGTCGATTGGCTGGACGAGGAAGGGCGGAGCCTGTCCACCAAACCCGTTCGCGTGGAACTGGAATCGGGCGGCACGTTCCGTGTGGAACGAGGCCTCCTGGTGGAGAAACGGGGGAaagacagcagcagtagcaatagcagcagcCTTTGCCAAGTCCGACAGATGGGGGTGGTGAAGGAAACATATATAAACCGAAATGACACAG ATTGGGAGGACCAGTCCGAGTCGTTTATGGAGAAGTACATGGATAAGATTATGCCTGTGGTCATCGCGGTCAGTGTAGTGTCTTCAATTTTCATCTGGTATAGGAGGTGGAAAG GAATCCGAGCTCAAGGTGGGAATTGGCGTATGTTATTTGaaccaag GAGAAACCAGGCTGGTGTCAACAGATATGCCCCGCCTCAAGCAAt GAACCCTCCTCCACCAGCCAT GAACCAAACTGGCTATGGGACTCCCCCTCCACCAGGAGACTT GAACCCGACTGGCTACATCCAGACGCCACCTCCACCAGCAGGctg GAACCCAACTGGGCACAGTGGGAGTCCCCCTCCACCCGgctg GAACCAGAATGGTTACAACGGCAGTTCCCCTGCATCAGGAGGCTG GACCCAGACTGTCTACAACTAG